One stretch of Rhodoferax lithotrophicus DNA includes these proteins:
- a CDS encoding 3',5'-nucleoside bisphosphate phosphatase encodes MNPTLNADLHCHSVVSDGTLTPEELALRAKSQGVQLWALTDHDEIGGQARAAAAAAACGLDYLTGVEISVTFLHQTVHIVGLGFDANNAALAEGLQQTRGGRAQRAQEMADDLARVGIKGCFEGALQYAGNPNLISRTHFARYLVETGICKDTYEVFRKYLTEGKPGFVEHRWAHLKDAVRWITQAGGLAVIAHPARYKFSANEEMALFTEFIGHGGQGVEVVTGSHSAAESVTYAATALEFGLAASRGSDFHSPTESRTELGALPVLPGELTPVWALLEDRITRAPRAASTRA; translated from the coding sequence ATGAACCCCACCCTGAACGCCGACCTGCATTGCCATTCCGTTGTCTCGGACGGTACCCTGACACCAGAAGAGTTGGCCTTACGCGCCAAATCACAAGGGGTTCAGCTCTGGGCGCTCACCGACCATGATGAAATTGGTGGTCAGGCACGCGCCGCAGCTGCGGCTGCGGCCTGTGGTCTGGACTACCTGACGGGGGTGGAAATCTCCGTCACTTTCCTGCATCAAACCGTGCACATTGTCGGGCTGGGTTTTGATGCCAACAACGCCGCATTGGCCGAAGGCCTGCAGCAAACCCGTGGTGGGCGTGCGCAACGTGCCCAGGAAATGGCCGATGATCTGGCGCGTGTGGGCATCAAAGGCTGCTTTGAAGGTGCCCTCCAATATGCCGGCAACCCCAACCTGATCTCACGCACCCACTTTGCCCGCTACCTGGTTGAAACCGGCATCTGCAAAGACACCTATGAAGTGTTTCGCAAATACCTCACCGAAGGCAAACCCGGCTTTGTGGAGCACCGCTGGGCCCATTTGAAAGATGCCGTGCGCTGGATCACCCAGGCTGGCGGTCTGGCCGTGATTGCCCATCCGGCACGCTACAAATTCAGTGCCAATGAAGAGATGGCGCTGTTCACCGAGTTCATCGGCCACGGTGGCCAGGGTGTGGAAGTCGTCACCGGGAGCCACTCGGCAGCTGAAAGTGTTACCTACGCGGCAACCGCGCTCGAATTTGGTCTGGCCGCCTCACGTGGCAGTGACTTTCACAGCCCAACAGAAAGCCGCACGGAACTGGGTGCCCTGCCTGTATTGCCGGGAGAACTCACCCCGGTCTGGGCGCTGCTGGAGGATCGCATTACACGTGCCCCCCGAGCCGCTTCGACTCGGGCCTGA
- a CDS encoding NAD(P)/FAD-dependent oxidoreductase — protein sequence MTDTVTGAPPAAHHSALSPTDDIARWLELFDAALTRGDVQAATQLFTTDCHWRDLIGFTWNLKTVEGRDGVQDLLTATLASTQPTNWRTEGQASRANGVTEGWFTFETAVARGRGYARLKDGLCWTLLTTVYELKGFEEKKGRARIKGAEHGVHKGRQNWTERRQQEEAELGISVQPYVLVIGGGQGGIGLGARLKRLGVPALIIDKHPRPGDQWRSRYKSLCLHDPVWYDHMPYLPFPDDWPVFCPKDKIGDWLEMYTKVMELNYWSSTECVKAKYDEEAKEWEVTVLRDGQTLVLRPKQVVFALGMSGVANVPQIEGADIFKGVQHHSSKHPGGDAYKGKKAIVLGANNSAHDICADLWENGADVTMLQRSSTHIVRSDSLMDLALGGLYSEQAVENGITTDMADLIFASVPFRIMHTFHIPVYEEIQKRDADLYDRLRKAGFMLDFGDDGSGLFMKYLRRGSGYYIDVGACDLVANGDVKLKSGVDIARITEHSVILSDGTELPADLIVYATGYGSMNGWVERLVSPEMAAKVGKCWGLGSDTTKDPGPWEGELRNMWKPTQQEALWFHGGNLHQSRHYSRYLALQLKARMEGLDTPVYGLQEVHHIA from the coding sequence ATGACCGACACCGTGACCGGCGCGCCCCCGGCGGCCCACCACAGCGCCCTCAGCCCCACTGACGACATCGCCCGCTGGCTCGAACTGTTCGATGCCGCGCTCACGCGCGGCGACGTGCAGGCCGCCACCCAGCTCTTCACCACCGACTGCCATTGGCGCGACCTGATCGGGTTCACCTGGAACCTCAAGACCGTCGAAGGCCGTGATGGCGTGCAAGACTTGCTGACCGCCACGTTGGCCAGCACGCAGCCAACCAACTGGCGTACCGAAGGCCAGGCTAGCCGTGCCAATGGCGTGACCGAAGGCTGGTTCACCTTCGAGACCGCGGTGGCACGCGGGCGCGGTTATGCCCGGCTGAAAGACGGCCTGTGCTGGACGCTGCTGACCACGGTCTATGAACTCAAGGGTTTTGAAGAAAAGAAGGGCCGCGCCCGCATCAAGGGCGCCGAGCATGGCGTGCACAAAGGTCGGCAGAACTGGACCGAGCGCCGCCAGCAGGAAGAAGCCGAGCTGGGCATCAGCGTGCAGCCCTATGTGCTGGTGATCGGCGGTGGCCAGGGCGGCATCGGCCTGGGTGCACGCCTCAAGCGCCTGGGTGTGCCTGCACTGATCATCGACAAACACCCGCGCCCGGGCGACCAGTGGCGCAGCCGCTACAAGTCGCTGTGCCTGCACGACCCGGTCTGGTACGACCACATGCCCTACCTGCCGTTTCCCGACGACTGGCCGGTGTTCTGCCCCAAGGACAAGATCGGCGACTGGCTGGAGATGTACACCAAGGTGATGGAGCTGAACTACTGGTCGTCCACCGAATGCGTCAAGGCGAAGTACGACGAAGAGGCCAAGGAATGGGAAGTGACCGTGCTGCGCGACGGCCAGACATTGGTGTTGCGCCCCAAGCAGGTCGTGTTCGCACTGGGCATGTCGGGCGTGGCCAACGTGCCGCAGATCGAGGGCGCTGACATCTTCAAGGGCGTGCAGCACCATTCCAGCAAACACCCCGGCGGCGATGCCTACAAGGGCAAGAAGGCCATCGTGCTGGGCGCCAACAACTCGGCGCACGACATCTGCGCCGACCTGTGGGAAAACGGCGCCGACGTGACCATGCTGCAGCGCAGCTCAACCCACATCGTGCGCTCGGACTCGCTGATGGACCTGGCGCTGGGCGGGCTGTATTCGGAACAGGCAGTGGAGAACGGCATCACCACCGACATGGCCGACCTGATCTTCGCCTCGGTGCCGTTTCGCATCATGCACACCTTCCACATTCCGGTGTACGAGGAAATCCAGAAGCGCGATGCTGATTTGTACGACCGGCTGCGCAAGGCTGGCTTCATGCTCGACTTCGGCGACGATGGCTCGGGTCTGTTCATGAAGTACCTGCGCCGGGGCTCGGGCTACTACATCGACGTGGGCGCCTGCGATCTGGTGGCCAATGGCGATGTCAAGCTCAAGAGCGGCGTGGACATCGCGCGCATTACCGAGCACTCGGTCATCCTGAGCGACGGCACCGAGCTGCCCGCCGACCTGATCGTGTATGCCACCGGCTACGGCTCAATGAACGGCTGGGTCGAGCGCCTGGTCTCGCCCGAGATGGCGGCCAAGGTCGGCAAATGCTGGGGCCTGGGCTCGGACACCACCAAGGACCCCGGCCCGTGGGAAGGTGAACTGCGCAACATGTGGAAGCCAACGCAGCAGGAGGCGCTGTGGTTCCACGGCGGCAACCTGCACCAGTCGCGCCACTATTCGCGTTACCTGGCGCTACAGCTCAAGGCGCGCATGGAAGGGTTGGATACGCCGGTCTATGGCCTGCAGGAGGTGCATCACATCGCGTGA
- a CDS encoding tryptophan--tRNA ligase, whose translation MTTQRFLTGITTSGTPHLGNYVGSIRPAVRASLTDSVQSFYFLADYHALIKIDDPARIQRSTLEIAASWLAAGLDPERVVFYRQSDVPEIPELTWFLTCVLGKGVLNRAHAYKASVDKNTAAGTDPDTDVSAGLFMYPVLMGADILMFNAHKVPVGRDQVQHIEMARDMAHSFNHRYGEHFVPPDAAIEDNVATLPGLDGRKMSKSYDNTIPMFAPREQLKKLIASIKTDSKAPGEAKDVDGSALFQIYQAFASASETEALRQAYADGIAWADAKHIVFERVDQELAPMRATYQALMDNPAKVEAILIAGAAKARAIATPFMRQLRHAVGLRKLDAQNTSSTHKPVKTAKPSFKQYRETDGKFYFKLMAADSRLLLQSQGFDTPREAGKVIGQISTVNPAGLKDLSVYWQAATGVEEDDILAAVQQLQSD comes from the coding sequence ATGACGACACAACGCTTTCTCACCGGCATTACCACCTCTGGCACCCCCCATCTGGGCAATTACGTTGGCTCCATTCGCCCCGCCGTGCGTGCCAGCCTGACCGACAGTGTGCAAAGTTTCTACTTTCTGGCCGACTACCACGCCTTGATCAAGATTGATGATCCGGCACGTATTCAGCGCTCCACCCTGGAAATTGCCGCCAGCTGGCTGGCCGCCGGGTTGGACCCTGAGCGTGTGGTGTTTTATCGCCAGTCGGATGTGCCAGAAATTCCCGAACTCACCTGGTTTTTAACCTGTGTGCTGGGCAAAGGTGTGCTCAACCGCGCCCACGCCTACAAGGCCTCCGTCGACAAAAATACCGCCGCAGGCACCGACCCCGACACCGATGTCAGCGCCGGTCTGTTCATGTACCCGGTACTGATGGGGGCTGACATTCTGATGTTCAATGCCCACAAGGTACCTGTCGGGCGCGACCAGGTACAACACATCGAAATGGCACGTGACATGGCGCACAGTTTTAATCACCGCTACGGCGAACACTTTGTGCCCCCGGATGCCGCCATTGAAGACAACGTGGCCACCCTGCCCGGTCTGGACGGCCGCAAGATGAGCAAGAGCTACGACAACACCATTCCAATGTTCGCCCCGCGTGAGCAGCTCAAAAAACTCATTGCCAGCATCAAAACCGACTCCAAAGCCCCAGGAGAAGCCAAGGATGTGGATGGTTCGGCCCTGTTCCAGATTTACCAGGCCTTTGCCAGCGCCAGCGAAACCGAAGCCCTGCGCCAGGCCTATGCCGATGGCATTGCCTGGGCCGATGCCAAGCACATCGTGTTTGAACGCGTGGATCAGGAACTGGCCCCGATGCGTGCGACTTACCAGGCGCTGATGGACAACCCGGCCAAGGTTGAAGCCATTTTGATAGCCGGTGCGGCCAAAGCCCGCGCTATTGCCACCCCGTTCATGCGCCAGCTGCGCCATGCTGTCGGCTTGCGCAAACTGGATGCGCAAAACACATCATCCACCCACAAACCGGTGAAAACTGCCAAACCCAGTTTCAAGCAATACCGCGAAACCGATGGCAAGTTTTACTTCAAGCTCATGGCGGCCGACAGCCGCTTGCTGCTGCAAAGCCAGGGCTTTGACACCCCACGTGAAGCGGGCAAGGTCATTGGGCAAATTTCCACCGTCAACCCGGCTGGTTTGAAAGATTTGTCGGTGTATTGGCAAGCCGCAACCGGTGTTGAGGAAGACGACATCTTGGCGGCGGTACAACAGCTGCAAAGTGACTAA
- a CDS encoding site-2 protease family protein has translation MDFAQLIQTVTLYAIPVLLAITLHEAAHGFAAKHFGDNTAYMLGRVTLNPLPHIDPMGTILMPLILYIATSGAFLFGYAKPVPVRFGNLRNPKRDMIWVALAGPGSNFVQALVWGALLYIYQAMSVTEPFLLEMAQGGVLVNVVMFAFNLFPLPPLDGGRILVGLLPYRQAMMVSRVEPWGFFIVMALVLAGVVSSLWMQPLMGLTYQLIHLLLSPLAMLVG, from the coding sequence ATGGACTTTGCACAACTGATTCAAACCGTCACCCTCTACGCCATTCCCGTGTTGCTGGCCATCACCCTGCACGAAGCAGCGCATGGTTTTGCGGCCAAACATTTTGGTGACAACACGGCTTACATGCTCGGGCGGGTCACCCTGAATCCCTTGCCGCACATTGACCCCATGGGCACGATCCTGATGCCACTGATTCTGTACATCGCCACCTCCGGCGCTTTCTTGTTTGGTTATGCCAAACCGGTGCCGGTGCGTTTTGGCAATTTGCGCAACCCCAAGCGGGACATGATCTGGGTAGCTCTGGCAGGCCCTGGCTCCAATTTCGTTCAGGCTTTGGTGTGGGGTGCCTTGCTGTATATCTACCAAGCCATGAGTGTCACCGAGCCGTTCCTGCTTGAAATGGCGCAAGGGGGCGTACTGGTCAATGTGGTGATGTTTGCATTCAACCTGTTCCCATTACCACCGCTGGACGGCGGCCGCATTCTGGTCGGTTTGCTGCCTTACCGGCAAGCCATGATGGTGTCACGCGTAGAGCCATGGGGCTTTTTTATTGTGATGGCCCTGGTGCTGGCTGGCGTGGTCAGCAGTTTGTGGATGCAACCACTGATGGGCCTGACTTACCAACTGATTCACCTGCTTTTATCTCCCCTGGCCATGTTGGTCGGGTAA
- a CDS encoding YceH family protein, which translates to MTLPSTASLPLTPIEARVLATLMEKARTVPDSYPLSLNSLMLGCNQKTTRDPVMDLTEADVATAIDSLHNNALVRTNTSGRVARYEHNFQRGVGVPEQSAVLLGVLMLRGPQTSAELRLNTERWYKFADISSVEGFLEELQDRPEEKGGPLVVKLAKAPGAREQRWAHLLCGPVDEASWASGSGSPSRAVDSNTTERLARLEAEVAQLRSTVAKLCAELGVTPDAGAD; encoded by the coding sequence ATGACTTTGCCCTCAACCGCTTCTCTCCCCCTCACCCCCATTGAGGCCCGCGTGCTCGCCACCCTGATGGAAAAAGCCCGCACCGTGCCTGACAGCTACCCGCTGTCGCTCAATTCACTGATGCTCGGCTGCAACCAGAAAACCACCCGCGACCCGGTGATGGACTTGACCGAGGCCGATGTGGCCACCGCCATCGACAGCTTGCACAACAATGCTCTGGTGCGCACCAACACCAGCGGCCGCGTGGCGCGGTATGAGCACAACTTTCAACGCGGCGTGGGCGTACCCGAACAATCGGCCGTGCTGCTGGGCGTGTTGATGCTGCGCGGGCCACAAACCTCGGCCGAACTGCGCCTGAACACCGAGCGCTGGTACAAATTTGCCGACATCTCCTCAGTGGAAGGCTTTCTGGAAGAGTTGCAAGACCGCCCAGAGGAAAAAGGTGGCCCGCTGGTGGTCAAGCTGGCCAAAGCCCCCGGCGCACGTGAGCAGCGCTGGGCACACTTGCTGTGTGGGCCGGTGGATGAAGCATCATGGGCCAGCGGCAGCGGTAGCCCCAGCCGCGCGGTGGACAGCAATACCACTGAGCGCCTAGCGCGGCTGGAGGCCGAAGTGGCTCAGTTGCGCAGCACCGTGGCCAAGCTGTGTGCGGAGTTGGGGGTGACACCGGACGCGGGTGCAGACTGA
- a CDS encoding L-threonylcarbamoyladenylate synthase — MPQLFEIHPDNPQPRLLKQATALLDKGEVLAVPTDSSYALVCHLDDKAAADKLRRIRGVDDKHHLTLLCRDLSELANYARVDNQQFRRLKAATPGAYTFILEASKEVPRRLSHPSRKTIGLRVPDHKVLQELLALHSTPLLATTLIAPGETEPLNDAEEIRERYKGRIAAVIDAGACPREPTTVVDLTGSDPVVIREGLGSLAMLGL, encoded by the coding sequence ATGCCTCAGCTTTTTGAAATTCACCCCGACAACCCCCAGCCCCGTCTGCTCAAACAGGCTACCGCCTTGCTCGACAAAGGCGAGGTGCTGGCTGTACCCACCGACTCCAGCTATGCGCTGGTTTGCCACCTGGACGACAAGGCCGCTGCCGATAAGCTGCGCCGAATCCGCGGAGTGGACGACAAACACCACCTGACGCTGTTGTGCCGCGACCTGTCCGAGCTGGCGAACTACGCCCGTGTGGACAACCAGCAGTTTCGCCGCCTCAAAGCCGCCACCCCCGGTGCTTACACCTTCATTCTGGAAGCCAGCAAAGAGGTACCGCGCCGCCTGAGCCACCCGTCACGCAAAACCATTGGTCTGCGCGTGCCCGACCACAAAGTGCTGCAGGAATTGCTGGCGCTCCACAGCACGCCCTTACTGGCCACCACCCTGATTGCACCAGGTGAAACCGAACCATTGAACGATGCCGAAGAAATCCGTGAGCGCTACAAGGGCCGCATTGCGGCCGTGATTGATGCAGGAGCTTGCCCGCGTGAACCAACCACCGTGGTGGATTTAACCGGTAGTGACCCGGTAGTCATCCGCGAAGGACTTGGCTCATTGGCGATGCTTGGCCTTTAA
- a CDS encoding ATP-binding protein codes for MACPWNPRARAHACPQAVRILYGSAITLHSTETDATVTIHNTGPHISAELIEQIFDYGVSDQAESGANGNRGQGLFS; via the coding sequence TTGGCGTGCCCTTGGAACCCTCGCGCCAGAGCGCATGCTTGCCCACAGGCGGTACGCATCCTGTACGGCAGCGCCATCACCCTGCATAGCACCGAAACTGATGCCACCGTCACCATCCACAACACCGGCCCGCATATTTCGGCTGAACTGATTGAGCAGATTTTTGACTATGGTGTGTCAGACCAGGCCGAGTCCGGTGCCAACGGCAACCGCGGCCAGGGCCTGTTTTCATGA
- a CDS encoding DMT family transporter, producing the protein MSFWTSRQGGGILLIILASLSFALLDTATKHATQLVPVLMLLWFRYAFQAVLTFVLRYPIQKNQLFTTPNPRFQTLRGVLLLTTSACSFFGLQFLPVGEFTAMVMLSPMVATAMAAWLLKNHVSPLRWVLMTLGLLGVLLVVRPGGQVFGWAVLFPVLLVVTYASFQVLTSRLSGDENPYTTHFYTGLVGTVVMTPIMLWSWNTIALFRYWHWFVLVGFLGTFGHLMLIRAFNRASAVVLTPYLYTQIAFATWMGWLVFQHVPDAFAWAGIAVIATCGVGNALLSAREATGQRQ; encoded by the coding sequence ATGTCATTCTGGACAAGTCGCCAGGGCGGCGGGATCTTGCTGATCATCCTGGCAAGCTTGTCGTTTGCCTTATTGGACACAGCGACCAAACACGCCACGCAACTGGTACCGGTGCTGATGTTGCTGTGGTTTCGTTATGCGTTTCAGGCCGTCCTGACATTTGTACTGCGTTACCCGATTCAAAAAAACCAGCTGTTCACCACCCCCAACCCACGCTTTCAGACTTTGCGTGGTGTACTGTTGCTGACCACCAGCGCCTGCTCATTTTTTGGCCTGCAATTTTTACCCGTGGGGGAATTCACCGCCATGGTGATGCTCTCACCCATGGTGGCCACAGCCATGGCGGCATGGCTGCTGAAAAATCATGTCTCTCCCCTGCGCTGGGTGTTGATGACGTTGGGGCTGTTGGGTGTGCTGCTGGTGGTGCGCCCAGGCGGACAGGTGTTTGGCTGGGCAGTCTTGTTTCCGGTCTTGCTGGTGGTGACCTATGCGTCTTTTCAGGTACTCACCAGCCGCCTGAGTGGTGACGAAAACCCTTACACCACACACTTTTACACCGGCTTGGTGGGAACGGTGGTCATGACACCCATCATGCTGTGGAGCTGGAATACGATAGCGCTGTTCCGTTACTGGCACTGGTTTGTACTGGTGGGTTTTTTGGGCACGTTTGGTCATTTGATGCTGATTCGCGCCTTCAACCGCGCCAGTGCGGTGGTGCTCACACCTTATCTCTACACCCAGATCGCTTTTGCCACCTGGATGGGCTGGCTGGTTTTCCAGCATGTGCCGGATGCTTTTGCCTGGGCTGGCATTGCCGTGATTGCCACCTGCGGAGTCGGCAATGCCCTGCTGTCGGCACGTGAAGCCACGGGGCAGCGACAATAG
- the purN gene encoding phosphoribosylglycinamide formyltransferase yields MKNIVILISGSGSNMAAIVKTSLRDHWADTLGARVAAVISNKADAAGLDFARSHGIATQVLDHKAYPDRAAFDAALAQTIDAFDTPQQPVLVVLAGFMRILTPGFVNRYAGRLVNIHPSLLPAFAGLHTHQRAIDAGCKVAGATVHLVTPELDHGPILAQAVVPLLPDDSADTLAARVLTQEHLIYPKAVYELLQKK; encoded by the coding sequence ATGAAAAACATCGTTATTTTGATCTCAGGCAGTGGCTCCAACATGGCAGCCATCGTGAAAACCTCACTACGCGACCATTGGGCCGATACCTTGGGGGCGCGGGTGGCGGCCGTCATCAGCAACAAAGCCGATGCAGCAGGCTTGGACTTTGCCCGCAGCCACGGTATTGCCACGCAAGTGCTGGATCACAAGGCCTACCCGGATCGGGCTGCGTTTGATGCAGCATTGGCGCAGACCATTGATGCGTTTGATACGCCGCAACAGCCGGTGCTGGTGGTGTTGGCGGGTTTCATGCGCATTCTGACCCCCGGTTTTGTCAACCGCTATGCCGGGCGGCTGGTGAATATTCATCCCTCTTTGTTGCCTGCGTTTGCCGGTTTGCATACCCATCAGCGGGCCATTGATGCCGGTTGCAAAGTCGCTGGTGCCACTGTGCACCTGGTTACGCCGGAACTGGATCATGGCCCGATCCTGGCGCAGGCCGTGGTGCCGCTGCTGCCGGATGACAGCGCAGACACATTGGCGGCACGGGTGCTCACGCAAGAGCATTTGATTTACCCCAAAGCGGTCTATGAATTGCTTCAAAAAAAGTAG
- a CDS encoding Lon protease family protein yields MTTSKLSASELRCHVDAASLGFTNTTELKHLPLPWIGQERAEQATRFGLTMGQRDYNLFVLGEVGSGRSTLISQMMRSEAAKRPTPPDLCYLYNHDSPEHPRAMRLPAGEGRLLRQLMGQLAKHLQSDIPKRLSEAAFKAESDHLSSQHKMEEDRAFAALTAFADARNFSLTREQGNMVFTLRDPQGQPLTTGKAMTLTAQQRVEIDSNEEALRNEISRYLEQNRAREHSLNESLATLKRQAIKPMLEHELQAIRNALRKQIKDSLKLGSYLEQVQHDMLENLELFQPGEDEEDVRLEALLEVLSRLRVNVAVDNHELKGAPVILEDNPLFRNLFGSIEYESDGDMLTTDFSRIRAGSLVKAHGGFLMLHLRDLLADESVWEKLRRYLRSGRLQIEEPSMMYAPIAAVSLQPDPIDVDVKIVLIASVEEYYAVQEGDPEFARRFRCKVDFADTFKATPESFNASAIFVAHTCDRLGLLHFSAAAVATLIEASHREAEDQVRQSAIFGHSEALVMESSASAHSRGATLVESQDVYAAMQARVYRHSYPQQRLQETIVDGERLLDVTGEKVAQLNGLTVIDLGDYQFGFPVRVTASTYAGHEGLLNIEREVKLSGPIHDKGVLILHSYLSALFAHIAPLALDAAIVFEQEYSGVEGDSASCAELYALLSSLSGLPLKQGIAVTGAVNQHGEMLPVGGINEKIEGYFRSCELLGLDGQQGVLIPARNRRHLMLDPSVVQAVAQGQFHIYTADLASDGIELLTGASFGTLQGQDYPADSLLGMAQKTLQTYRKFCDVPRPLKVARRLSKLHAEAKPHHPRGR; encoded by the coding sequence ATGACCACCTCAAAACTATCCGCGTCTGAACTGCGCTGCCATGTGGATGCAGCCTCACTGGGTTTTACCAACACCACCGAGCTGAAGCACCTGCCCTTGCCCTGGATCGGCCAGGAGCGGGCCGAACAAGCCACACGCTTTGGCTTGACGATGGGCCAGCGCGACTACAACCTGTTTGTGCTGGGCGAAGTCGGCAGTGGCCGCAGCACCTTGATCAGCCAGATGATGCGGTCCGAAGCCGCCAAGCGGCCCACGCCACCGGACTTGTGCTACCTGTACAACCATGACTCTCCCGAGCACCCGCGTGCCATGCGGCTGCCCGCTGGCGAAGGCCGCCTGTTGCGTCAACTGATGGGGCAATTGGCCAAACATCTGCAATCGGACATTCCCAAGCGCCTGTCAGAGGCGGCCTTCAAAGCCGAGAGTGATCACCTCAGCAGCCAGCACAAAATGGAGGAAGACCGCGCCTTCGCCGCCCTGACGGCCTTTGCCGATGCCCGCAACTTCTCGCTGACACGCGAACAGGGCAATATGGTGTTCACCCTCCGCGATCCTCAAGGGCAACCCCTGACCACCGGCAAAGCCATGACCCTGACGGCCCAGCAACGGGTAGAAATTGACAGCAACGAAGAAGCCTTGCGCAACGAGATCAGCCGTTATCTTGAGCAAAACCGGGCCAGGGAGCACAGCTTGAATGAAAGCCTGGCCACCTTGAAGCGCCAGGCCATCAAACCCATGCTGGAACATGAGTTGCAAGCCATTCGCAACGCGCTGCGCAAACAAATCAAGGACAGTCTCAAACTCGGCAGCTACCTTGAACAGGTTCAGCACGACATGCTGGAAAACCTGGAGCTGTTTCAGCCCGGTGAAGACGAAGAAGATGTCCGGCTGGAAGCCTTGCTGGAAGTCTTGTCCCGGCTGCGGGTCAACGTGGCGGTGGACAACCACGAGCTGAAAGGTGCCCCCGTCATCCTGGAAGACAACCCGCTGTTTCGCAACCTGTTTGGCAGCATTGAATACGAATCCGATGGCGACATGTTGACCACCGATTTTTCGCGCATCCGCGCGGGCAGTCTGGTCAAGGCCCATGGCGGCTTTTTGATGCTGCACCTGCGCGACCTGTTGGCCGACGAGTCGGTCTGGGAGAAATTGCGGCGCTATCTGCGCAGCGGGCGCTTGCAAATCGAAGAGCCCAGCATGATGTATGCACCAATTGCAGCGGTATCCCTGCAGCCCGACCCGATTGATGTGGATGTGAAGATTGTCCTGATTGCCTCGGTGGAGGAGTACTACGCCGTTCAGGAAGGTGACCCCGAGTTTGCCCGCCGCTTTCGCTGCAAGGTGGATTTTGCCGACACCTTCAAGGCCACCCCTGAATCCTTCAACGCCTCGGCCATTTTTGTCGCCCACACCTGTGATCGCCTGGGTTTGCTGCATTTTTCCGCCGCCGCCGTGGCCACCTTGATCGAAGCCAGCCACCGTGAGGCCGAAGACCAGGTGCGTCAAAGCGCCATTTTTGGCCACTCCGAGGCGCTGGTGATGGAAAGCAGCGCCTCGGCACACAGCCGTGGGGCCACGCTGGTGGAGTCGCAGGATGTGTACGCGGCCATGCAGGCGCGGGTCTACCGCCACAGCTACCCACAGCAGCGGCTGCAGGAAACCATTGTGGATGGTGAGCGCCTGCTGGATGTCACCGGCGAAAAAGTGGCGCAACTCAATGGCCTGACCGTGATTGACCTGGGCGACTACCAGTTTGGCTTTCCGGTGCGCGTGACCGCCAGCACCTATGCGGGGCATGAAGGCCTGCTCAATATTGAACGTGAAGTCAAACTCTCCGGCCCGATTCACGACAAGGGGGTGCTGATCCTGCACAGCTACCTGTCCGCCCTGTTTGCCCACATTGCACCGCTGGCACTGGATGCGGCGATTGTGTTTGAGCAGGAATACAGCGGTGTCGAGGGCGACTCGGCCTCTTGTGCCGAGCTTTACGCCTTGTTGTCCAGCCTGTCGGGCTTGCCCCTGAAGCAGGGGATTGCGGTCACCGGTGCTGTCAACCAGCACGGCGAAATGCTCCCGGTGGGGGGCATCAACGAAAAAATCGAAGGCTATTTCCGCAGTTGTGAGCTGCTCGGGCTGGATGGCCAACAGGGCGTGCTGATTCCGGCACGCAACCGCCGCCACCTGATGCTTGACCCCAGCGTGGTGCAGGCCGTGGCCCAGGGGCAGTTTCATATCTACACCGCTGACCTGGCCAGCGATGGCATCGAGTTACTCACGGGGGCCAGTTTTGGCACCCTGCAAGGTCAGGACTATCCGGCCGACAGCCTTCTCGGGATGGCGCAAAAAACACTCCAAACCTACCGCAAATTCTGCGATGTACCCCGCCCGCTCAAGGTGGCACGGCGGCTGTCCAAATTACACGCTGAAGCAAAACCACATCACCCACGCGGCAGATAG